The Corynebacterium poyangense genome includes a window with the following:
- a CDS encoding UDP-N-acetylmuramoyl-L-alanyl-D-glutamate--2,6-diaminopimelate ligase, with translation MATKLSTLVDLAGGRLENADRSQDLLIHDIGLDSSRLPEGGLFAALPGTRTHGARYAHNTPAAAILSDETGAKILREQGDTRPVIIVEDVRAILGVLAAEIYQHPSREFTLIGITGTSGKTTTSYLLEAGLRKAGCSVGLIGTTGTRINGNPVDTPLTTPEAPMLQHLFRHMADSGVTHVVMEVSSHALALGRVDGSAFDVAVFSNLSQDHLDFHPTMEDYFEAKARFFHPASSVRAQHSIICVDDDWGQRMADIAIDPLRVSGGPQHHEANIWVSDVEVEPQGGQNFLLHLGAQELPVHMPLPGAFNITNAALALATAATVGADVAAVASGIAEVAVPGRMERIDQGQDFIAVVDYAHKPAAVAAVLDTLRKQTEKRIGIVLGAGGDRDKAKRPMMGEAAAQRADLVIISDDNPRTEDPATIREAVAAGARQVHQGAEIRIIGDRHKAIRELVAWAQPGDAVIVAGKGHETGQLIGTTTHHFDDREEMRTALELRGFQAATGKED, from the coding sequence ATGGCGACAAAACTTTCCACCCTGGTGGACTTAGCTGGCGGTAGGCTCGAGAACGCTGACCGCAGCCAAGATTTGCTTATCCATGACATCGGACTAGACTCCTCCCGGCTACCAGAGGGTGGCCTTTTCGCGGCCCTGCCAGGCACGCGCACCCATGGTGCTCGCTATGCTCATAACACCCCAGCCGCGGCGATCTTAAGCGATGAAACTGGGGCGAAGATTCTTCGGGAGCAAGGGGACACTCGCCCAGTAATCATCGTTGAGGACGTTCGCGCTATTTTGGGTGTGCTCGCTGCAGAGATCTATCAGCACCCTTCTCGAGAGTTCACGCTGATTGGGATTACCGGCACCTCAGGAAAAACCACGACCAGCTATCTTTTAGAAGCCGGGTTAAGAAAAGCGGGCTGTAGCGTCGGACTTATTGGGACCACAGGAACTCGGATTAATGGAAATCCGGTTGATACCCCATTAACCACCCCGGAAGCACCTATGCTGCAGCATCTCTTCCGACACATGGCAGATTCCGGAGTTACTCACGTAGTCATGGAAGTATCTAGCCATGCTCTAGCCCTCGGCCGAGTAGATGGTAGCGCATTTGACGTGGCGGTTTTTAGCAACTTATCTCAAGATCACCTCGATTTTCACCCCACCATGGAGGATTATTTCGAAGCGAAAGCACGTTTTTTCCACCCCGCATCCAGTGTGCGAGCTCAGCACAGCATCATCTGTGTTGATGATGACTGGGGGCAGCGTATGGCCGATATTGCGATAGACCCACTCCGGGTGTCCGGGGGTCCGCAGCATCACGAAGCAAATATCTGGGTTTCCGATGTGGAGGTTGAACCACAGGGCGGACAAAATTTCTTACTCCACCTAGGTGCTCAAGAACTTCCTGTTCACATGCCATTACCTGGTGCTTTCAATATCACGAACGCAGCATTGGCCCTAGCTACAGCCGCCACGGTGGGAGCGGATGTAGCGGCGGTAGCCTCCGGTATTGCTGAAGTAGCAGTACCCGGCCGAATGGAAAGAATAGACCAGGGGCAAGACTTTATTGCCGTTGTTGACTACGCTCACAAACCCGCTGCGGTAGCGGCAGTCTTGGATACTCTTCGGAAACAAACGGAAAAAAGAATCGGAATAGTTCTCGGGGCCGGAGGGGATCGGGATAAAGCAAAGCGACCGATGATGGGGGAGGCAGCAGCTCAGCGCGCCGATCTTGTGATTATTAGTGATGACAATCCTCGAACGGAAGATCCAGCAACCATTCGAGAGGCGGTGGCCGCCGGGGCTCGCCAAGTACACCAAGGTGCGGAAATTCGGATTATCGGGGATCGACATAAGGCCATTAGGGAATTAGTGGCGTGGGCACAACCCGGCGACGCTGTAATTGTTGCTGGCAAAGGGCATGAAACCGGACAGCTTATAGGCACAACTACACATCACTTTGATGACCGAGAAGAAATGCGCACTGCTTTGGAGCTGCGAGGATTTCAGGCGGCAACAGGGAAGGAGGACTAG